A genomic window from Arthrobacter globiformis includes:
- a CDS encoding monovalent cation/H+ antiporter complex subunit F: protein MMELVLTVTAVALALAAAGAIIRIARGPSLLDRVLAADVLLAILGAALCIDMAVNRHLNNLMLVVAVSIIGFIGSVTVARFVADRREQPNES, encoded by the coding sequence ATGATGGAGCTGGTCCTCACCGTCACGGCTGTGGCGCTGGCCCTGGCCGCCGCGGGCGCAATCATCCGCATCGCCCGCGGCCCGTCGCTGCTGGACCGCGTCCTCGCGGCGGACGTGCTGCTTGCCATCCTCGGAGCCGCACTGTGCATCGACATGGCAGTGAACCGGCACCTGAACAATCTGATGCTGGTGGTGGCGGTGTCCATCATCGGATTCATCGGCTCAGTGACGGTGGCACGCTTCGTGGCAGACAGGCGGGAGCAGCCCAATGAGTCCTGA
- a CDS encoding DUF4235 domain-containing protein: MSFFIKLLGTGISLLAGFAGTKAVDTIWEKVTGRKPPKGDKDDVPTTLRTALTFALVSASVSAVIQVLANRGTQRAITRFAKTQDIV; the protein is encoded by the coding sequence ATGAGTTTCTTCATCAAGCTGCTTGGCACCGGCATCAGCCTGCTGGCAGGGTTCGCCGGCACCAAGGCCGTCGATACCATCTGGGAAAAGGTCACGGGCCGCAAGCCCCCCAAGGGCGACAAGGACGACGTCCCCACCACGCTGCGCACAGCCCTGACGTTCGCCCTCGTCTCCGCTTCCGTGAGCGCGGTGATCCAGGTGCTGGCCAACCGGGGCACCCAGCGGGCCATCACCCGCTTTGCCAAGACCCAGGACATCGTCTAG
- a CDS encoding ABC transporter ATP-binding protein, protein MPGQHDGAVRPAAVHARGWGWRHAGRTKPAVHALDLDIRPGERVLLLGPSGAGKSTLLHALAGVLGDSDAGSSSADGTLDAGTLDTGAADRDDADESGELLIDGAPPRAQRGRAGLMQQDPETQVVLSRLGDDVAFGAENLSVPREEIWRRVHEALDDVGLSHLPLNHPTSALSGGQKQRLALAGILAMRPGLILLDEPTANLDPAGVLEVRDAVGRCLDKTGATLVVVEHRVAAWKDLVDRIVVLQPGSAANGAVLIDGTPDEVLEQARGMLTAAGVWVPGYVPETRRRLAAGVPGIDGGRLLLAAEKLAVSRERPRRRGFRSVPPEPVLRDVTAQVRAGEALTVTGPNGAGKSTFALTLAGLLPPVDGKVSATVELSGGAGIDPYKWRAEQLIARIGTVFQEPEHQFVTGRVLDELQFGPRHLGHGEDRVDELLERLRLTHLVDANPYTLSGGEKRRLSVATVLAAHPQVLVLDEPTFGQDANTWAELASFLSELLDAGTAVVSVTHDEEFTHVLGGTELRLGSGGRPEPRPVEPASEAEPTSEQAAT, encoded by the coding sequence ATGCCCGGACAACACGACGGCGCGGTCCGCCCCGCCGCGGTACACGCCCGTGGGTGGGGCTGGCGCCACGCCGGCCGCACCAAACCCGCCGTCCACGCCCTGGACCTGGACATCCGCCCCGGCGAACGCGTCCTGCTGCTGGGCCCTTCCGGGGCCGGTAAGTCCACGCTGCTTCATGCCCTGGCTGGCGTGCTGGGGGACAGCGACGCGGGCAGCAGTTCCGCGGACGGGACCCTTGACGCCGGGACACTAGACACCGGGGCAGCGGACCGCGACGACGCGGATGAGAGCGGCGAGCTGCTCATCGACGGCGCGCCACCGCGCGCGCAACGGGGCCGTGCCGGACTCATGCAGCAGGACCCGGAAACCCAGGTGGTGCTCTCCCGCCTGGGCGACGACGTCGCCTTCGGCGCCGAGAACCTCTCGGTGCCCCGCGAGGAGATCTGGCGCCGCGTGCATGAGGCACTGGACGACGTCGGACTGTCGCACCTGCCGCTGAACCACCCGACGTCTGCCCTGTCCGGCGGCCAGAAGCAGCGCCTGGCGCTCGCCGGCATCCTGGCGATGCGTCCGGGACTCATCCTGCTGGACGAGCCGACCGCGAACCTCGACCCGGCCGGCGTCCTGGAGGTCCGGGACGCGGTGGGCCGCTGCCTCGACAAGACCGGGGCCACCCTGGTGGTGGTGGAGCACCGGGTCGCGGCCTGGAAAGACCTGGTGGACCGCATCGTGGTCCTGCAGCCGGGGTCCGCGGCGAACGGCGCGGTACTGATCGACGGGACGCCGGACGAGGTCCTCGAGCAGGCCCGCGGGATGCTTACCGCGGCCGGCGTCTGGGTCCCGGGCTACGTCCCCGAAACCCGGCGCCGTCTGGCTGCCGGTGTCCCAGGCATTGACGGCGGCCGGCTGCTGCTCGCCGCCGAAAAGCTCGCCGTCTCGCGGGAACGGCCCCGGCGCCGCGGCTTCCGCTCCGTACCGCCCGAGCCCGTACTGCGGGACGTCACGGCACAGGTCCGGGCGGGGGAGGCGCTGACGGTCACGGGTCCCAACGGCGCCGGCAAGTCCACCTTTGCGCTGACCCTCGCCGGGCTGCTGCCGCCGGTGGACGGCAAGGTCTCCGCGACTGTTGAGTTGAGTGGCGGAGCCGGAATTGACCCGTACAAGTGGAGGGCCGAGCAGCTGATCGCCCGGATCGGCACGGTGTTCCAGGAACCCGAGCACCAGTTCGTCACCGGCCGCGTCCTGGACGAGCTGCAGTTCGGCCCGCGCCATCTGGGCCACGGCGAAGACCGCGTTGACGAGCTGCTGGAGCGCCTACGCCTCACGCATCTCGTGGACGCCAACCCGTACACGCTGTCCGGCGGGGAGAAACGCCGGCTGTCCGTGGCCACCGTCCTGGCCGCTCACCCGCAGGTGCTGGTCCTGGACGAGCCGACCTTCGGCCAGGATGCCAACACCTGGGCGGAGCTTGCCTCATTCCTTTCCGAGCTGCTCGACGCCGGCACGGCGGTCGTGTCCGTCACGCACGACGAGGAGTTCACCCATGTGCTCGGCGGCACCGAGCTGCGGCTGGGCTCCGGCGGACGGCCCGAGCCCAGGCCCGTTGAGCCGGCTTCAGAAGCCGAACCAACGTCAGAACAGGCGGCGACATGA
- the mnhG gene encoding monovalent cation/H(+) antiporter subunit G, with translation MSPEPNAVDTVIDVASAVFMVVGALMSLAAAIGLLRFPDLMSRMHAATKPQVLGLFLLLAAVGLQLRTWWVWPVLLVAWIFQLLTVPVSAHMVGRAGYRTKHLHKELLSTDELEAVVVKAAKAARESEEDDGGNRTAV, from the coding sequence ATGAGTCCTGAACCGAACGCCGTGGATACCGTGATCGATGTTGCCTCGGCCGTCTTCATGGTGGTGGGCGCCCTGATGTCCCTCGCCGCCGCCATCGGCCTGCTCCGCTTCCCGGACCTGATGAGCCGCATGCACGCTGCTACCAAGCCCCAGGTGCTCGGATTGTTCCTGCTGCTGGCGGCGGTAGGGTTGCAGTTGCGCACCTGGTGGGTGTGGCCGGTGCTGCTCGTGGCCTGGATCTTCCAGTTGCTCACCGTTCCGGTCTCGGCCCACATGGTGGGCCGCGCCGGCTACCGCACCAAGCACCTCCACAAGGAGCTGCTCAGCACCGATGAGCTGGAGGCCGTGGTGGTGAAGGCCGCCAAGGCGGCCCGTGAATCGGAAGAGGACGACGGCGGCAACCGCACCGCTGTTTGA
- a CDS encoding energy-coupling factor transporter transmembrane component T family protein, which yields MREALTLAGNRAVLTRANPLAKFAAVFLITLVLALSIDWMSASVALACELLVFPLAGLTFSLLWQRGWPLILAAAVGGWSTSILAPDSGRILLDVGLWSMSEGSLQLGLGFLLRGLAIALPAVLLMSCTDPTDLADALAQKARLPHRFVLGTLAAMRLVGLMAEEWQTIGMARRARGVGSRGNPWQRMRATLGQSFGLLVQAIRRATRLAVTMEARGFGGASRTWARVSTYSVLDVWVVLGGVVIAVGAVAAALWAGTWNMVWLEGS from the coding sequence ATGAGGGAAGCACTGACACTCGCCGGAAACCGGGCAGTGCTGACACGCGCCAATCCGCTGGCCAAATTCGCCGCGGTCTTCCTGATCACCCTGGTGCTGGCGCTGTCCATCGACTGGATGTCCGCCTCGGTGGCGCTCGCGTGTGAGCTGCTGGTCTTTCCGCTGGCCGGGTTGACGTTTTCGCTGCTGTGGCAGCGCGGGTGGCCGCTGATCCTGGCTGCCGCTGTGGGCGGCTGGAGCACCTCCATCCTGGCGCCGGACAGCGGAAGGATACTGCTCGACGTCGGACTCTGGTCCATGAGCGAAGGTTCCCTTCAGCTGGGGCTGGGTTTTCTGCTGCGGGGCCTGGCCATCGCCCTGCCTGCGGTGCTGCTGATGAGCTGCACCGATCCCACCGACCTGGCGGACGCCCTCGCCCAGAAGGCGCGGCTGCCGCATCGTTTTGTGCTGGGGACCCTGGCCGCGATGCGGCTGGTCGGGCTGATGGCCGAGGAGTGGCAGACCATCGGCATGGCCCGGCGCGCCCGTGGCGTCGGATCGCGCGGCAACCCGTGGCAGCGGATGCGGGCCACCCTGGGGCAGAGCTTCGGCCTCCTGGTCCAGGCCATCCGCCGCGCCACCCGCCTTGCCGTGACCATGGAGGCCCGCGGATTCGGCGGGGCCAGCCGGACCTGGGCGCGCGTGTCCACCTACAGTGTGCTGGACGTCTGGGTGGTGCTCGGCGGAGTCGTGATCGCCGTCGGCGCTGTGGCCGCCGCGCTGTGGGCCGGTACGTGGAACATGGTGTGGCTTGAGGGCTCCTAG
- a CDS encoding glutamate--cysteine ligase 2: MRTFGVEEELLIVDPDSGEPLALADALLAGRKLAADDAPGKPRLVKKKAEAQFDDDEMGLSAELKLEQIETQTRPCLDHAELLRQIRAGRALADDAAQSHGARIAALATSPLALSSHTTPDPRYARMLERFGLTAQEQLTCGFHVHTYIESPDEGVAVLDRIRDKLAVLIALSANSPFWNGVETGFESYRTQAWNRWPSSGPSAIYGSLSSYRRLVTRLLDSGVVLDEGMIYFDARLSRNHPTVEVRVADVCLRAEDAALIAVLVRALVESACREWREGVEPTPVPTVLLRMAAWQASNFGLRGELLDFGSFRPVPAEDVVRSLVDFLEPVLAENGELDLARRGIEEIFARGTGAAEQRGIRQVVLDKAEPDDGGLGAVVAHAVRATHKGTDGYVGPNADVAPELLRVRQL; the protein is encoded by the coding sequence ATGCGGACTTTTGGCGTGGAGGAAGAGCTCCTGATCGTTGATCCGGACAGCGGGGAACCGCTGGCGCTCGCCGATGCCCTGTTGGCGGGCCGCAAACTCGCCGCCGACGACGCCCCGGGCAAGCCCCGGCTGGTGAAGAAAAAGGCCGAAGCCCAGTTCGACGACGACGAAATGGGCTTGAGCGCCGAACTCAAGCTTGAACAGATCGAGACCCAGACGCGTCCATGCCTGGACCATGCGGAACTGCTGCGGCAGATCCGTGCCGGCAGGGCATTGGCGGACGACGCCGCACAGAGCCACGGTGCGCGGATTGCCGCCTTGGCCACGTCACCGCTGGCCCTCTCCAGCCACACCACGCCGGATCCGCGCTACGCCAGGATGCTGGAACGGTTCGGCCTGACCGCGCAGGAACAGCTGACCTGCGGCTTCCACGTCCACACCTACATCGAATCCCCGGACGAAGGCGTGGCCGTGCTGGACAGGATCCGGGACAAACTGGCCGTCCTGATCGCGCTCAGTGCCAACTCCCCGTTCTGGAACGGCGTGGAAACCGGATTCGAGAGTTACCGGACGCAGGCATGGAACCGCTGGCCGTCGTCGGGCCCGTCTGCCATTTACGGCAGCCTGTCCTCCTACCGCCGTTTGGTGACGCGGCTGCTGGACAGCGGCGTGGTGCTGGACGAGGGCATGATCTACTTCGACGCACGGCTCTCCCGGAACCATCCCACCGTGGAAGTGCGGGTGGCGGACGTCTGCCTCCGCGCCGAGGACGCGGCGCTGATTGCCGTCCTGGTCCGGGCGCTCGTGGAATCGGCATGCCGGGAATGGCGTGAGGGTGTGGAGCCCACGCCCGTGCCGACCGTGCTGCTGCGGATGGCCGCCTGGCAGGCCAGCAACTTCGGCCTGCGCGGTGAACTGCTCGACTTCGGCAGCTTCCGGCCCGTGCCCGCCGAGGACGTGGTGCGCTCGCTGGTCGACTTCCTGGAGCCGGTGCTTGCCGAGAACGGCGAGCTGGACCTGGCCCGGCGGGGCATCGAGGAGATCTTCGCGCGCGGCACCGGCGCCGCAGAGCAGCGCGGCATCCGGCAGGTGGTGCTGGACAAAGCAGAGCCCGACGACGGCGGGCTGGGTGCCGTCGTCGCGCACGCCGTGCGGGCCACCCACAAGGGAACCGATGGGTACGTCGGCCCGAATGCCGATGTCGCCCCGGAACTGCTGCGCGTCCGGCAGCTCTGA
- a CDS encoding heme-degrading domain-containing protein — protein MTLQDSGSTALPVFDPDASEEQPAGSLEALIGQIEGEIAELQFPRFSKDDALALGLELVERGKEDNLPIAIDITKGEQVLFHVALEGATPDNEGWVRAKQRTAARYEEPSLLVGLRGRVGGGRIEDNAWFDQSTYAAHGGAFPIYVRDVGAVAVVTVSGLPQKADHDLVVQALREIHRSMRLG, from the coding sequence ATGACGCTACAGGACTCCGGCAGCACTGCCCTGCCCGTCTTTGACCCCGATGCCTCCGAGGAACAGCCGGCGGGATCCCTGGAAGCCCTGATCGGTCAGATCGAGGGTGAAATCGCCGAACTGCAGTTCCCGAGGTTCAGCAAGGACGATGCCCTGGCGCTGGGCCTGGAACTGGTGGAACGCGGCAAGGAGGACAACCTGCCCATTGCCATCGACATCACCAAGGGCGAACAGGTCCTCTTCCACGTAGCGCTTGAGGGAGCCACCCCGGACAACGAGGGCTGGGTGCGGGCCAAGCAGCGGACTGCCGCGCGCTACGAGGAGCCCTCACTGCTGGTGGGCCTGCGCGGCAGGGTCGGCGGGGGACGGATCGAGGACAACGCCTGGTTCGACCAGTCCACTTACGCTGCCCACGGCGGAGCCTTCCCCATCTATGTGCGGGACGTGGGAGCGGTGGCCGTGGTCACGGTGTCCGGGCTGCCGCAGAAGGCGGACCACGACCTCGTGGTGCAGGCGTTGCGGGAAATCCACCGGTCCATGCGGCTAGGCTAG
- a CDS encoding GNAT family N-acetyltransferase encodes MDPTCNVRQAAPEDAEALARLHLECWRETYAHLLSPGFMAKQGVEGRLAMWRQLLAGPHAGRHYVAVDDGTLVGFAGAFPPEDGVREQTELWGIYLLASHQGRGLGQALLDASIGNEAAALWVAEDNPGAQAFYQRNGFVFTGAKDTIEDWEGLAEVRMARPAG; translated from the coding sequence ATGGATCCCACCTGCAATGTCCGCCAGGCCGCACCCGAAGACGCTGAGGCCCTAGCCCGGCTCCACCTGGAATGCTGGCGCGAAACGTATGCCCACCTGCTTTCACCGGGCTTTATGGCCAAGCAGGGCGTGGAAGGGCGGCTGGCCATGTGGCGGCAACTCCTGGCCGGACCGCACGCGGGCCGCCATTACGTAGCGGTCGACGACGGGACGCTGGTGGGGTTTGCCGGTGCGTTTCCGCCCGAGGACGGGGTGCGGGAGCAGACCGAGCTCTGGGGCATCTATCTTCTCGCCTCCCACCAAGGCAGGGGCCTGGGCCAGGCCCTGCTCGATGCCTCGATCGGGAATGAAGCGGCTGCGCTGTGGGTGGCCGAGGACAACCCGGGCGCCCAGGCCTTCTACCAGCGCAACGGCTTCGTCTTCACCGGCGCCAAGGACACGATCGAGGACTGGGAAGGGCTGGCCGAGGTCCGGATGGCACGGCCTGCTGGCTAG
- a CDS encoding Na+/H+ antiporter subunit E, with product MSRQRVSLRQELPLLVWLVIVWGALWQDFSPGNLLFGALLAVAVARLFYLPPVELSGRFNVLKAVPFAVVFLVRVVAASCQVFYLAVAQGPKVTNAVVAVPLRSHSDLMVTATGHVISLIPGSLVVEVDRSTSTLYIHGLNVRNGEDVLKLRKEVRDTEAGLIRIMGTKEELAALNQEVGA from the coding sequence GTGAGCCGGCAAAGGGTGTCCCTGCGGCAGGAACTGCCGCTGCTGGTCTGGCTGGTCATCGTCTGGGGAGCACTCTGGCAGGACTTCAGTCCCGGCAACCTGCTCTTCGGCGCCCTGCTGGCGGTTGCGGTGGCGCGCCTGTTCTACCTGCCGCCGGTGGAGCTGAGCGGCCGCTTCAACGTGCTGAAGGCCGTTCCGTTCGCGGTGGTGTTCCTCGTCAGGGTGGTGGCCGCCAGCTGCCAGGTGTTCTACCTGGCAGTGGCCCAGGGGCCCAAGGTGACCAACGCCGTCGTCGCCGTTCCATTGCGCAGCCATTCGGACCTGATGGTGACGGCGACCGGCCACGTGATCTCCCTGATTCCGGGGTCACTGGTTGTGGAGGTGGACAGGTCCACCTCCACGCTCTACATTCACGGACTCAACGTGCGGAACGGGGAAGATGTCCTCAAACTGCGCAAGGAAGTCCGGGACACCGAGGCGGGGCTCATCCGGATCATGGGAACGAAGGAAGAGCTTGCCGCCCTGAATCAGGAGGTTGGCGCATGA
- a CDS encoding ECF transporter S component translates to MTTAAIKKTSYNWRVADIVVAALIAVAGGVIFWAWSQGANLISAPINAVYPPLTGLYAGGWMIPAVLGMLIIRKPGAALFCETVAATGELLMGSQYGTTVLISGVLQGLGAELVFAALVYRKFNLPASLLAGAGAGLFCGLNDSFAPWGWNIAYAAGDKFAYIVFCAISGAVIAGALSWIATRGLAKTGVLSSFASRKAATEPVFS, encoded by the coding sequence ATGACAACTGCAGCAATCAAGAAGACCAGCTACAACTGGCGCGTGGCCGACATCGTCGTGGCGGCGCTCATCGCCGTTGCCGGCGGCGTGATCTTCTGGGCGTGGTCCCAGGGTGCCAACCTCATCTCCGCCCCCATCAACGCCGTCTACCCGCCGCTGACCGGCCTGTACGCCGGAGGCTGGATGATTCCGGCGGTACTGGGGATGCTCATCATCCGCAAGCCCGGCGCGGCCCTGTTCTGCGAAACGGTGGCAGCCACGGGTGAACTCCTCATGGGCTCGCAGTACGGCACCACGGTGCTGATCTCCGGCGTCCTCCAGGGCCTGGGCGCGGAGCTCGTGTTCGCCGCTTTGGTGTACCGGAAGTTCAACCTCCCCGCCTCGCTGCTGGCAGGCGCCGGGGCCGGGCTGTTCTGCGGCCTCAACGACTCCTTCGCGCCGTGGGGCTGGAACATCGCCTACGCCGCGGGTGACAAGTTCGCGTACATCGTGTTCTGCGCCATCTCCGGCGCAGTCATCGCCGGCGCCCTGTCCTGGATCGCCACCCGCGGCCTGGCCAAGACCGGTGTGCTGAGCTCCTTCGCGTCCCGCAAGGCAGCGACGGAGCCCGTCTTCTCCTAA
- a CDS encoding aspartate/glutamate racemase family protein — MRVGIIRALTTTDRRLLNSHGRLLRETFGFDVTTRCIQDQPSGVHDAESLQRAVPKVVELALDMAPDVDALVISCAADPGLPEARALLDIPVIGAGSAAAAAALAFGGRVGVLGLKHSVPGPISDALSERMLLIDGPESVETPDGFLMPTGIFDALAAAHMLVDAGADVILEASTGLTSIGMADVLRRRLGIPVIDPVTAAGSMLVSAVASRDLQAIRAQAV; from the coding sequence ATGCGCGTAGGAATCATCAGGGCTTTGACCACCACCGACCGGCGCCTGCTCAACTCACACGGAAGGCTGCTCCGCGAGACCTTCGGCTTCGACGTGACAACGCGGTGCATCCAGGACCAGCCCTCCGGCGTCCACGACGCTGAATCGCTGCAGCGCGCCGTACCCAAGGTCGTGGAACTCGCGCTGGACATGGCTCCGGACGTCGATGCGCTGGTCATCAGCTGCGCCGCCGATCCCGGTTTGCCGGAGGCACGTGCCCTGCTGGACATCCCCGTGATCGGTGCCGGCTCCGCAGCGGCTGCGGCCGCCCTCGCCTTCGGCGGCCGGGTGGGCGTCCTTGGCCTCAAGCACTCCGTGCCGGGTCCCATTTCCGATGCCCTTAGCGAGCGCATGCTCCTGATCGATGGCCCCGAGAGTGTGGAGACGCCGGACGGCTTCCTCATGCCAACTGGCATCTTCGACGCGCTCGCCGCCGCCCATATGCTGGTGGACGCCGGAGCGGATGTCATCCTCGAGGCAAGCACTGGACTGACGAGCATCGGCATGGCGGACGTCCTGCGGCGCAGGCTGGGAATTCCCGTCATTGACCCCGTCACGGCTGCGGGCTCCATGCTTGTCTCCGCCGTGGCATCCCGCGACCTCCAGGCTATCCGAGCTCAGGCCGTCTGA
- a CDS encoding UDP-N-acetylglucosamine 1-carboxyvinyltransferase, with protein sequence MTQQTPEHVGLLLRDARGQKGWTQGQLAAELGTSQSAVARMEQGKQNLSLKMIQRLEAIFGRSIVQLGKSQMTHLRVEGGRTLSGAVDVNTSKNAGVALLCASLINRGTTTLRRLARIEEVNRIVEVLSSIGVECTWLNDNDLRLRRPADLDLASMDVEAARRTRSVIMLLGPLLDETDEYRLPYAGGCDLGIRTVEPHMQALRQFGLSVEASSGFYAVQAPPTDDLDRSFVLTERGDTVTENAIMAAAHRCGTTVIRNASPNYMVQDLCFYLQRLGVEIDGVGTTTLKITGKPTIDVDIEYFPSEDPIEAMSLITAGIVTNSEVTIRRVPIEFMEIELATLEQMGQQLEVSGEYMARNGRTRLVDVTTKPSELRAPEDKIHPMPFPGLNIDNLPFFAVIAGNAEGQTMIHDWVYENRAIYLTELNKLGARVQLLDPHRIYVNGPTRWRAAEVGCPPALRPAACLLLAMLAARGVSELRNIYVIERGYEDLAERLNTIGAKIEYFQD encoded by the coding sequence ATGACTCAACAGACCCCTGAACACGTCGGCCTTCTGCTCCGCGACGCCCGCGGCCAGAAGGGGTGGACCCAGGGCCAGCTGGCCGCGGAACTTGGCACCAGCCAGAGTGCCGTGGCCCGCATGGAACAGGGCAAGCAGAACCTGAGCCTGAAAATGATCCAGCGCCTGGAGGCGATCTTCGGCCGCAGCATCGTCCAGCTCGGCAAATCCCAGATGACCCACCTCCGCGTGGAGGGCGGCCGGACGCTTTCGGGTGCCGTTGACGTCAACACCAGCAAGAACGCCGGGGTCGCTCTTCTTTGTGCCAGCCTCATCAACCGCGGCACCACGACGCTGCGCCGGCTGGCCCGCATCGAGGAAGTCAACCGCATCGTCGAGGTTCTGAGCAGCATCGGCGTCGAATGCACCTGGCTGAACGACAACGACCTCCGCCTGCGCCGCCCCGCGGACCTTGACCTGGCGTCCATGGACGTCGAGGCCGCGCGCCGGACCCGCAGCGTCATCATGCTGCTGGGCCCGCTGCTTGATGAAACGGATGAATACCGGCTGCCCTACGCCGGCGGCTGCGATCTGGGCATCCGCACCGTGGAGCCGCACATGCAGGCACTCCGCCAGTTCGGTCTGTCCGTGGAGGCCAGCTCCGGCTTCTACGCCGTTCAGGCACCCCCGACCGACGACCTCGACCGCTCGTTCGTGCTGACCGAACGCGGTGACACCGTGACCGAAAACGCCATCATGGCGGCTGCCCACCGCTGCGGCACCACGGTCATCCGCAACGCCAGCCCCAACTACATGGTCCAGGACCTCTGCTTCTACCTGCAACGGCTGGGCGTGGAGATCGACGGCGTCGGGACCACCACGCTGAAGATCACCGGCAAGCCGACCATCGACGTCGACATCGAGTACTTCCCGTCGGAAGACCCCATCGAGGCGATGAGCCTGATCACCGCCGGCATCGTCACCAACTCCGAGGTGACCATCCGCCGTGTGCCCATCGAATTCATGGAGATCGAGCTGGCCACGCTGGAGCAGATGGGCCAGCAGCTGGAGGTCTCCGGCGAGTACATGGCCCGCAACGGGCGCACCCGGCTGGTGGACGTGACCACCAAGCCCTCCGAACTGCGTGCGCCCGAGGACAAAATCCACCCGATGCCCTTCCCCGGGCTGAACATCGACAACCTGCCGTTCTTCGCGGTGATCGCCGGCAACGCCGAGGGCCAGACCATGATCCACGACTGGGTCTACGAGAACCGCGCGATCTACCTGACGGAGCTGAACAAGCTGGGCGCGCGGGTGCAGCTGCTGGACCCGCACCGGATCTACGTCAACGGACCCACCCGGTGGCGTGCCGCCGAGGTGGGCTGCCCGCCCGCGCTGCGTCCGGCCGCCTGCCTGCTGCTGGCCATGCTGGCGGCTCGCGGCGTATCCGAGCTGCGCAACATCTACGTCATTGAGCGCGGTTACGAGGACCTCGCCGAGCGGCTCAACACCATCGGCGCCAAAATCGAGTACTTCCAGGACTGA